A window of Gloeomargarita sp. SKYB120 contains these coding sequences:
- a CDS encoding pentapeptide repeat-containing protein, with translation MSSGCEWQLTAEQLQERYRQGERHFRRVDLNRVDLHGLALPGIVLERANLYRADLFEADLTEANLTGAILCRCNLVRARLNRAALREADLIFANLGEAQLQGADLQGAYLRGVDALKAQMQGCSLAHSNLTEANLHSANLAGADLTGAFLVVAILRGVNLTGANLAGANLAGASMRGANLTGANLTGAVMPDGTVHP, from the coding sequence ATGTCATCGGGCTGTGAGTGGCAACTGACGGCGGAACAATTGCAAGAGCGCTATCGCCAGGGGGAACGGCATTTCCGGCGGGTGGACTTAAACCGGGTGGATTTGCACGGACTGGCACTGCCGGGGATTGTCCTAGAACGGGCTAATCTCTACCGCGCCGACTTGTTTGAGGCGGATTTGACGGAGGCCAATCTCACGGGGGCAATTCTCTGTCGCTGTAACCTGGTGCGGGCACGACTCAACCGGGCGGCGCTGCGGGAAGCAGACTTGATTTTTGCCAATCTGGGGGAAGCGCAACTGCAGGGAGCAGATTTGCAAGGGGCCTACTTGCGGGGGGTGGATGCGCTCAAGGCCCAGATGCAGGGGTGTTCTTTGGCCCACAGCAATCTCACAGAAGCCAATCTCCACTCCGCGAACCTGGCGGGAGCGGACTTGACGGGCGCATTTCTGGTGGTGGCGATTTTGCGGGGGGTGAATTTGACGGGAGCCAATCTCGCCGGCGCGAACCTGGCGGGGGCCAGTATGCGGGGGGCCAATCTGACGGGCGCGAATTTGACCGGCGCGGTGATGCCCGATGGGACGGTGCATCCCTAG
- a CDS encoding HNH endonuclease: MGKVLVLNASYEPLNITTWKRAAVLVLKGKAEQVEHNGKVIYPNFPLPTVIRLRHYVNIPHKEIPLTRRNVLHRDGHTCQYCGYTGDDLTLDHVIPKSRGGDDSWENIVTACVRCNIKKGNRTPEEARLTLRQRPRRPHSSLYFEVSKHLRGGSNQEWRKYVIGL; this comes from the coding sequence ATGGGCAAGGTTCTGGTGCTGAATGCGTCCTATGAACCGTTGAACATTACCACCTGGAAACGGGCGGCGGTCTTGGTACTCAAGGGCAAGGCGGAGCAAGTTGAGCACAATGGCAAAGTCATTTACCCGAATTTCCCCTTGCCGACGGTGATCCGCCTGCGCCATTACGTGAATATTCCCCACAAGGAGATTCCCCTGACGCGCCGGAATGTGTTGCACCGGGACGGTCACACCTGTCAGTACTGTGGCTATACGGGCGATGATTTGACGCTAGACCACGTCATTCCCAAATCGCGGGGGGGCGATGACTCCTGGGAGAATATCGTCACGGCCTGTGTGCGCTGCAATATCAAAAAGGGCAATCGCACGCCGGAGGAAGCCCGGTTAACCCTGCGACAGCGCCCCCGTCGGCCCCACAGCAGTCTGTACTTTGAGGTCAGCAAGCACCTGCGGGGCGGTTCCAACCAGGAATGGCGCAAGTATGTCATCGGGCTGTGA